One region of Psychrobacter sp. DAB_AL43B genomic DNA includes:
- the tssM gene encoding type VI secretion system membrane subunit TssM, with amino-acid sequence MFSRFFHLIYNPRVLLSLGVIVALVLLYDYVTLKTFLIILGIVITFVLIASIGYYFWKKRKLASVELANLVEDGSDEHDNDSIAKDENAQEVQALRQQMQDAIKTIRKSKLGDQTGKAALYELPWYMVIGNPAAGKSSAVLHSGLKFPFMEQSNKLSVKGVGGTRNCDWFFSTEGILLDTAGRYSAYEDDRSEWLSFLNLLKKNRPKAPINGIIIAVSIAELTKNDPSYALDLAKNLRSRVQDLTEQLEVYAPVYVVFTKMDLVSGFRDFFHDYEQEDRSQVWGATIPYPEDLDNINITDVFEEHFGILVNGLKDLSTTKLSLRHQRTVSPSLMTFPMEFQSLRPMIRTLMHALFEDNPFQFKPILRGFYFTSALQDGQVSSQMTLQMVQNYDLHTPAVPLNAQQEATDKPYFLQDLFSKVILKDKHLVKQHKNRNKRSHRALATLAAVVSLCVAVGLWTWSYANNKQLTERVMADLQQVAELQKNTNGDLQSQLESLSILQSRIEQLEEYEDNRPLSLSFGLYQGNKLKEKLLSEYYNGIGIIVLAPTKQNIEKFLTEVNTNAAQLEVRTEASASDDAAETATNNAYIQSDPTDVEDAYNALKAYLMLGNHDHLENSHLSDQMTRFWRNWLEANRADMPRDKMIRQAERILSFSLAHVDDPAFPLIQNDLGLIDKTRSNLSKVSKGQPARERVYSEIKMRSSARFPSVTVAQMTQNTTNEALLGSYVISGTFTKQAWESFVSDEIDKAATTKVVADDWVLATNSQDDLTLTGSPEQIRQYLVNRYKQEYISEWKRFLSQVYIRDSKGFDDHAVLLNQLSNTTESPLKTLFETVDRQTQWDNQAANQASTDGGQSRRSFVNWFKQTILRQSPAELRQAEAALGSGSTSANTAPTAQARSGVIAQEFSSIHALVTPREDNQNLSLLDNYLASLGDIRTRFNNIVRSDDIGPDALLFASQTLSPEGSELTKSLQILDEQILSQANSEIKQLVRPLLSEPLTRSFNMLLTPTKAEINKVWKAQVYKPFLDNLGNKYPFTANANLEATPAEIGQFFGEDGYVARFVNETLSPFIIRRGDQISSKIWNGAGLGLSPKFVADFGRYFVNYTGSNSAGASGAAGASGASGAANQTTFQIMPLPVSGLTEYTIVVDGQQLRYRMGTQAWTTFVWPNPSSQPGASIRAKDYDGRDFTVFEEAGSFGVEKLINSARRTELGNDIFEMAWSGDGITVSVRFRIISGSGSSSTATQGRSTNPFTGMKLPDEIIALGVTRTARPITDDNTVVSSSPTNNSAANSTAQNHQQGRQQSNEHSNEQSSTNRAQSASDLNSSASANNDSRTQTEPPAATNDNSAVAEQQEQTP; translated from the coding sequence ATGTTTTCAAGGTTTTTTCATCTTATTTATAATCCAAGAGTGTTATTGAGCTTAGGGGTTATCGTCGCACTGGTCTTACTTTATGATTATGTGACCCTTAAAACCTTTCTTATTATCCTTGGGATTGTCATAACCTTTGTGCTAATAGCTTCAATTGGCTATTATTTTTGGAAAAAACGTAAACTTGCCTCAGTAGAATTAGCAAACTTAGTAGAAGATGGTAGCGATGAGCATGATAACGACAGTATCGCTAAAGATGAAAATGCCCAAGAAGTTCAAGCATTACGTCAGCAAATGCAAGATGCTATTAAAACCATTCGCAAATCAAAGCTTGGCGATCAAACCGGTAAAGCAGCGTTGTATGAGTTGCCTTGGTATATGGTTATTGGCAATCCGGCAGCAGGTAAAAGCTCAGCGGTGCTCCATTCTGGGCTAAAATTTCCGTTTATGGAGCAGTCCAACAAGCTATCCGTCAAAGGCGTAGGTGGTACGCGTAATTGCGATTGGTTCTTTTCAACCGAAGGCATCTTGCTCGATACTGCAGGACGCTACTCTGCCTATGAAGACGATCGCTCAGAATGGTTGTCATTTTTAAACCTCCTCAAAAAGAATCGCCCCAAAGCGCCTATTAATGGCATTATCATTGCTGTTAGTATCGCCGAGCTCACCAAAAACGATCCAAGCTATGCCTTGGATTTGGCCAAAAACTTACGCAGTCGTGTGCAAGACTTAACTGAGCAATTAGAAGTCTATGCTCCTGTTTATGTGGTTTTTACCAAGATGGATTTGGTCTCAGGCTTTCGTGATTTCTTTCATGACTATGAACAAGAAGATCGCAGTCAAGTATGGGGCGCGACTATTCCCTACCCTGAAGACCTCGACAATATTAATATTACGGATGTATTTGAAGAGCACTTTGGCATATTGGTCAATGGTCTAAAAGACTTGAGTACCACTAAACTCTCCTTGCGTCACCAGCGAACAGTATCTCCGAGTCTCATGACTTTTCCGATGGAATTCCAGTCGTTACGTCCGATGATACGGACACTTATGCATGCATTGTTTGAAGACAACCCTTTTCAATTTAAGCCCATACTACGTGGATTTTACTTTACTAGTGCCTTGCAAGATGGACAAGTAAGCAGTCAGATGACGCTACAAATGGTGCAAAATTATGACTTGCACACACCAGCGGTACCACTTAATGCGCAACAAGAAGCCACAGACAAGCCTTATTTCTTACAAGACCTATTTTCAAAAGTTATTTTAAAAGACAAGCATTTGGTTAAGCAGCACAAAAATCGTAACAAACGCAGTCATCGCGCGCTTGCGACCTTAGCCGCTGTCGTTAGTTTATGCGTGGCTGTCGGTTTGTGGACATGGTCATATGCCAATAATAAACAGCTGACTGAACGGGTCATGGCTGACTTACAACAAGTCGCAGAACTACAGAAAAACACTAACGGTGACCTGCAATCTCAACTTGAGTCGCTGAGTATCTTACAAAGTCGGATAGAGCAGCTTGAAGAATATGAAGATAATCGCCCATTATCGTTAAGCTTTGGTCTCTATCAAGGCAATAAACTCAAAGAAAAACTCTTATCTGAATACTATAATGGTATTGGCATCATTGTTTTGGCACCCACAAAACAAAATATAGAAAAATTTTTGACCGAGGTAAACACCAACGCCGCTCAGTTGGAAGTGCGCACAGAGGCGTCGGCTTCTGACGATGCGGCTGAGACTGCCACTAATAATGCCTATATTCAGTCGGATCCAACCGATGTCGAAGACGCTTATAATGCCCTCAAAGCTTATCTCATGCTTGGCAACCATGACCATTTAGAAAACAGTCATTTAAGTGATCAAATGACGCGATTTTGGCGTAACTGGCTTGAAGCCAATCGCGCCGATATGCCGCGTGATAAGATGATTCGCCAAGCTGAGCGTATCTTAAGCTTTAGCCTAGCTCACGTCGATGATCCTGCTTTTCCACTTATCCAAAACGACTTAGGACTGATAGATAAAACTCGCAGTAATCTATCAAAAGTCAGTAAGGGGCAGCCTGCACGAGAACGCGTCTACTCTGAAATTAAAATGCGCTCATCTGCCCGCTTTCCATCAGTGACAGTCGCCCAGATGACTCAAAACACGACCAATGAAGCACTACTCGGTAGCTATGTTATTTCCGGCACTTTTACCAAGCAAGCATGGGAGTCTTTCGTCAGTGATGAGATTGATAAAGCCGCCACTACCAAAGTAGTTGCAGATGATTGGGTGCTGGCAACCAATAGCCAAGATGACCTTACCTTGACCGGTAGCCCTGAACAAATACGACAATATCTGGTCAATCGCTATAAGCAAGAATATATCAGCGAATGGAAACGCTTTTTATCACAAGTGTATATTCGTGATAGTAAAGGATTTGACGACCATGCTGTCTTATTAAACCAGTTGTCTAATACAACAGAGTCACCACTAAAGACTTTGTTTGAGACGGTAGATCGTCAAACTCAGTGGGATAATCAAGCAGCTAACCAAGCCTCAACTGATGGCGGCCAATCTCGACGCTCATTTGTCAATTGGTTCAAGCAAACCATCCTGCGTCAAAGCCCCGCTGAGCTGCGGCAAGCAGAAGCGGCGCTCGGCAGCGGTAGTACCTCGGCTAATACTGCTCCGACAGCGCAAGCACGCTCAGGTGTGATTGCGCAAGAGTTTTCCTCTATACATGCCTTGGTGACGCCACGAGAAGACAATCAGAATCTATCGCTATTAGACAATTACTTGGCAAGCTTAGGAGATATTAGAACGCGCTTTAATAATATCGTGCGTAGTGATGACATTGGCCCTGATGCCTTGTTGTTTGCCTCGCAGACCCTCAGCCCTGAAGGCTCAGAATTGACCAAATCTCTGCAGATATTAGATGAGCAGATACTGAGCCAAGCCAACTCTGAAATCAAGCAACTTGTTCGCCCTTTACTAAGTGAGCCACTGACCCGCTCATTCAATATGCTGCTGACACCAACTAAGGCAGAGATTAATAAAGTTTGGAAGGCGCAAGTCTATAAGCCTTTTCTTGATAATTTGGGTAATAAATATCCGTTTACTGCCAATGCCAACTTAGAAGCCACTCCTGCTGAGATTGGCCAGTTTTTTGGCGAAGACGGCTATGTGGCAAGATTTGTCAACGAGACCTTGTCACCTTTTATTATTCGCCGCGGTGATCAAATCTCAAGTAAGATTTGGAATGGTGCAGGTTTAGGATTGAGCCCTAAATTTGTCGCTGACTTCGGTCGTTACTTTGTTAACTATACTGGTAGCAATAGTGCTGGAGCGTCTGGTGCCGCTGGCGCTAGCGGCGCTAGCGGCGCTGCCAATCAAACTACATTCCAAATCATGCCATTGCCTGTTAGCGGTCTGACCGAATATACGATTGTGGTTGATGGTCAACAGCTGCGCTATCGCATGGGTACCCAAGCTTGGACAACCTTTGTATGGCCAAATCCGAGTAGCCAGCCTGGGGCGAGCATCAGAGCCAAAGATTACGATGGCAGAGACTTTACGGTCTTTGAAGAGGCAGGTAGCTTCGGGGTAGAAAAACTGATCAATAGTGCACGCCGTACTGAACTTGGTAATGATATTTTTGAAATGGCATGGTCAGGTGACGGTATCACTGTTTCTGTACGCTTTAGAATCATCAGTGGCAGTGGTAGTAGCAGTACCGCTACTCAAGGCCGCTCTACCAATCCATTTACCGGTATGAAATTACCGGATGAGATTATCGCTCTTGGTGTCACGCGCACAGCAAGGCCAATTACTGATGACAATACAGTCGTTAGCAGCTCTCCCACCAATAACTCGGCAGCCAATTCGACCGCTCAAAACCATCAACAAGGCCGTCAACAAAGCAATGAACACAGTAATGAACAAAGCAGTACAAACCGCGCGCAATCAGCCAGCGACTTGAACTCGTCCGCTAGTGCTAATAATGATAGCCGTACACAAACGGAGCCTCCTGCTGCTACTAATGATAATTCGGCCGTCGCTGAGCAGCAGGAGCAAACGCCATGA
- the tssK gene encoding type VI secretion system baseplate subunit TssK yields the protein MSKHSVLWGEGLFLRPQHFQIQDSYHNSQRALSMMLTHPYAYGISDIQIDRQLLESSLLSFESIYAVLPDGTIYHAPRTDALPKSIALDSQEHSDDIYVFLSLEIIRHSGSNIQTEHSDNPARYVRDSIDAQDLYSQAADAVIDVLRLSPSVQLSHSSQAPSQDTVSLLVAKLTRTTQGVYQVDDEYMVPSIHIMSNPALLNQVYRLMTMINTKSSSLYDHHRQSNNDLLEFRSSDIASFWLLHTLNTAYSQLSHLYNNAKLHPERLYEALLNVASQLATFSSLYKVGDLPQYHHNQVNDSFTSIISIIRELLNTVIASNFISIPLRQIKPSYYMGDLSSDKITRSSQLYLSVSSSLPMHELVNLVPRRFKVATPDAVEKRVLSALPGSPIAHIAQVPSAIPVRPGFGYFTIEPIGDLYDEMIRSESICIYVPNGFDDLKIELMAIVQ from the coding sequence TTGAGTAAACACAGCGTATTATGGGGCGAAGGTCTATTTTTAAGACCTCAGCATTTTCAGATTCAAGACAGCTATCACAACTCGCAACGCGCCTTAAGTATGATGCTTACGCATCCTTACGCTTACGGTATCTCTGATATTCAAATTGATAGGCAACTTCTGGAAAGTAGTCTATTAAGCTTTGAGAGTATTTATGCTGTATTACCCGATGGCACGATATACCATGCACCGCGTACAGATGCGCTGCCAAAATCCATCGCGCTCGATAGTCAAGAGCATAGTGATGATATTTACGTATTTTTAAGCTTAGAGATTATTCGTCATAGCGGTAGTAATATACAGACAGAACATAGTGATAATCCTGCGCGTTATGTAAGAGACAGTATCGATGCGCAAGACCTATATAGTCAAGCTGCCGACGCGGTCATCGATGTGCTAAGGCTATCACCGAGTGTGCAATTAAGTCATTCATCGCAAGCGCCGAGTCAAGATACTGTCTCATTATTAGTGGCAAAGCTGACTCGTACCACTCAAGGTGTTTATCAAGTAGATGATGAGTATATGGTGCCTAGCATTCATATTATGAGTAATCCTGCGCTGTTAAATCAGGTCTATCGCTTGATGACGATGATTAATACTAAGTCCAGCTCGTTATATGATCACCATCGCCAATCCAATAATGATTTATTAGAATTCCGCTCATCTGATATTGCTTCGTTTTGGCTATTACATACGCTTAATACTGCTTACTCACAGTTGAGTCACTTATACAATAATGCAAAACTGCACCCAGAGCGCCTTTATGAGGCCCTATTAAATGTCGCCAGTCAGTTGGCTACTTTTAGCTCGTTATACAAGGTAGGCGATTTACCGCAATACCATCATAATCAGGTGAATGATTCATTTACCAGTATTATTAGTATCATTCGTGAGCTCCTCAATACCGTTATTGCCAGTAACTTTATCTCTATCCCATTGCGGCAAATCAAACCCTCTTATTATATGGGTGATCTTAGCAGTGATAAAATCACTCGTAGCTCGCAGTTGTATCTGTCTGTGAGCTCGTCGCTACCGATGCATGAGTTGGTGAATTTGGTACCAAGACGCTTCAAGGTTGCAACCCCAGATGCCGTTGAGAAGCGAGTATTGTCAGCGCTACCAGGCTCACCGATTGCGCACATTGCTCAAGTGCCAAGTGCTATTCCCGTTAGACCTGGATTTGGTTATTTCACCATCGAACCAATAGGTGATTTATATGATGAGATGATTAGGTCTGAATCTATTTGTATCTATGTACCGAACGGTTTTGATGATTTAAAAATTGAGCTGATGGCTATCGTGCAATAG
- a CDS encoding M15 family metallopeptidase — protein MLFDRQLYGHFYRQADVTFQHLLVLKSKRPLIKPKVKLKISGIRIAIIPALSVLIIMTTTALCYFLMTHDSLEVYRTQDDSPNTANVQINQLLIGEQLRPPPSPSAELFAELEAEVASYQATQIEEGYWPEAAADAPLAATPLILPEPNISDLQVQDHTTGYSGDILASHITNGHINIKNADRNWNKMNSEFVQRLLAIYKVMSDQYGYEMVLLEGYRSPGRQAKLLKQGTHVTKAGSYKSYHQFGLAGDSAFIRNGKIVITEKDPWAMQGYKLYGQVAKSAGLVWGGDWRMMDLGHVELRKKGVLGRPQMAEILTSQ, from the coding sequence ATGCTTTTTGATCGTCAGCTGTATGGTCATTTTTACCGTCAGGCTGACGTTACTTTTCAGCATTTATTGGTGTTGAAGAGCAAACGTCCTCTGATAAAACCTAAAGTTAAGCTCAAAATATCAGGTATTAGAATTGCTATTATCCCTGCTTTGTCCGTATTAATAATCATGACGACGACAGCGCTCTGCTATTTCTTAATGACTCATGATTCTCTTGAAGTCTATCGCACTCAAGATGATTCACCAAATACGGCCAACGTCCAAATCAATCAATTGTTAATAGGGGAGCAATTGCGGCCACCGCCATCGCCGTCAGCAGAGTTGTTTGCCGAGCTTGAAGCAGAGGTTGCCAGTTATCAAGCCACCCAAATTGAAGAAGGATATTGGCCTGAGGCGGCGGCAGACGCGCCATTAGCAGCCACACCGCTTATATTACCCGAACCAAATATTTCTGATTTACAAGTTCAAGATCACACGACTGGCTATTCAGGCGATATATTGGCATCACATATTACAAATGGTCATATCAATATCAAAAATGCTGACCGTAATTGGAATAAGATGAATTCTGAGTTTGTTCAACGACTACTGGCTATATACAAGGTTATGAGCGACCAATATGGCTATGAAATGGTGCTTTTGGAAGGTTATCGCAGCCCTGGGCGACAAGCGAAATTGCTGAAACAGGGTACGCATGTCACAAAGGCAGGTTCTTATAAAAGCTACCATCAGTTTGGTCTGGCAGGTGACAGTGCTTTTATTAGAAACGGTAAGATTGTCATTACTGAAAAGGATCCATGGGCGATGCAAGGTTATAAGTTATATGGCCAAGTAGCAAAATCTGCGGGTCTAGTATGGGGTGGTGACTGGCGTATGATGGATTTAGGGCATGTTGAGCTACGTAAAAAAGGAGTGTTGGGCCGTCCACAAATGGCTGAGATTTTAACCAGCCAATAG
- a CDS encoding DUF2345 domain-containing protein → MLRLTNTVLPMHPDRLYASEGCTQSPYPSAQQDICAHQAWQDKLMHNSDEADIIAQLNPNGSRQHQQHGIDTYVLHVYIHERHHPPFTPLTNLIGSPLTLSFDTPSGLSFRHLYLTAVQQLDHDGSYGYYRLLAQPITYRLHQHLRCHIDTDLTVQAMVAERTTALEIEIIDDSSNDEGSASWTPARMTQWQISDWTHICERLSRQGLTAYLRHEQTDEHSPPKLIITSHSPSDSDGISVNIGALRYQQVLHDRVHAPVLAISEQVITQPNSVTMQRFNSASVAQPTQSADIAMSNTADENSHQTSSHSLTLDSPAALAPVTDTESIDDASIIANSHQSNYSVYHALAHATDLNVADTFSLTDHSVLNQHYRATHIVHLARNSLAHVTGLTQSSRHHQRHDSSLEAGIHLTQLRLITADTPWVGSLYSRRALPPMTGITDSQSDTDSRNHMTPTKSYLLDSPAQPISRLEAQAGANYGTHFTHRADDQTLVQSIGDSEHLINTGSLLSSTRPSLFATNNEQAIESGYRNTDNGLSEWVTDHRTEQAYSQLNVDDGQVSASLKMGIINPSDTAKRQGINAATNAQINIKSGEAMVLSTQPQTHEQSGQHNYQQHTPTLTQTALGGQHLAERLTQLAIGLGRQVNDHNAIKTQLETIAEEQQTNTHQTMPFALIDSAADTSYVGTDTLIHRSMGEMITTTQQDMMVSSGDSHHQVSSESLNIIADGQFSMTNSTENITLSAHTGRLAATAKQDVNIASSTKEVEVVATNKITLTAGGASITLDGANITIAAKQFTEKAGKHSKAGGGLDGLGLAGLPNKQILSTLYSIAYKFTDDENNPLAFVEYEATNLNTGEQKSGKTDENGRTERFSSNNPEEIEVYLKLDEDDNVVELHEITDDSI, encoded by the coding sequence ATGTTACGCTTAACCAATACCGTGCTGCCAATGCACCCTGATAGGCTCTATGCCAGTGAAGGTTGTACTCAATCGCCCTATCCGAGTGCTCAGCAAGATATCTGTGCTCATCAAGCGTGGCAAGATAAGCTCATGCATAACTCTGATGAAGCCGATATTATTGCTCAACTAAATCCCAATGGTAGTCGCCAACACCAACAGCACGGTATCGACACCTATGTGCTGCATGTTTATATCCATGAGCGCCATCATCCACCCTTTACGCCACTAACCAATCTCATCGGCAGCCCTTTAACCTTAAGCTTCGATACTCCAAGTGGTCTAAGCTTTCGCCATCTATATCTAACGGCCGTGCAGCAATTGGATCATGATGGCAGTTATGGTTATTACCGTCTGCTCGCACAGCCGATCACCTATCGATTACATCAACATTTACGCTGTCATATCGATACTGATTTGACCGTACAAGCGATGGTAGCAGAGCGCACGACCGCGCTTGAGATAGAAATAATTGATGATAGTAGCAACGATGAAGGTAGTGCTAGCTGGACACCAGCTCGTATGACCCAATGGCAAATAAGCGACTGGACACATATTTGCGAGCGGCTCTCGCGTCAAGGACTGACGGCTTACTTACGCCATGAGCAAACGGATGAGCACAGTCCACCAAAGCTCATTATTACATCGCATAGTCCAAGCGATAGCGATGGTATCAGCGTGAACATTGGCGCACTGCGCTACCAACAAGTATTACATGATCGTGTCCATGCGCCTGTCTTGGCCATCAGTGAGCAGGTCATCACCCAACCAAACTCAGTAACGATGCAGCGCTTTAATAGCGCCAGCGTCGCACAGCCAACCCAGTCAGCCGATATTGCGATGAGCAATACTGCTGATGAAAACAGCCATCAGACGAGTAGCCACTCACTCACTTTAGACAGCCCAGCCGCCTTAGCTCCAGTAACGGATACCGAGAGTATTGATGATGCCAGCATAATTGCTAACAGCCATCAAAGTAACTATAGCGTCTATCATGCACTAGCCCATGCTACTGACTTAAACGTTGCCGATACCTTTAGCCTTACCGATCATAGTGTGCTTAATCAGCACTACCGCGCTACCCATATCGTGCATCTGGCACGCAATAGTCTGGCACATGTGACAGGGCTGACCCAAAGCTCACGCCATCATCAGCGTCATGATTCATCTTTGGAAGCTGGCATTCATTTGACTCAGTTACGCCTCATTACCGCTGATACCCCATGGGTCGGATCTCTATACAGCAGACGTGCTCTCCCGCCAATGACAGGGATTACAGATAGCCAAAGCGACACAGACAGTCGCAATCATATGACACCGACCAAAAGCTACTTATTGGATAGCCCAGCCCAGCCTATTAGTCGACTAGAAGCACAAGCTGGTGCTAACTATGGCACACACTTCACCCATAGGGCAGATGATCAAACCCTGGTGCAGTCTATCGGTGATAGCGAGCATCTGATCAATACTGGCAGTCTATTGTCATCGACTCGCCCTAGTTTATTTGCCACTAATAACGAACAAGCCATTGAAAGCGGTTATCGTAACACCGACAACGGCTTATCAGAATGGGTGACTGATCACCGTACAGAACAAGCGTACTCACAGCTCAACGTCGATGATGGACAAGTCAGCGCCAGTCTAAAAATGGGTATTATCAATCCATCAGACACAGCCAAACGTCAAGGCATCAATGCGGCCACTAACGCTCAAATCAATATCAAATCAGGCGAAGCGATGGTGCTATCAACGCAACCGCAAACTCACGAACAGTCTGGACAACACAATTACCAACAGCATACCCCAACTCTGACCCAAACTGCCTTAGGTGGTCAGCACTTAGCAGAGCGGTTAACGCAATTAGCAATAGGACTTGGTAGACAAGTGAATGATCATAACGCGATTAAAACGCAACTTGAGACTATCGCAGAGGAACAGCAAACCAACACCCATCAAACAATGCCATTCGCGTTGATCGATAGCGCAGCAGATACAAGCTATGTCGGTACTGATACCCTGATTCACAGAAGCATGGGTGAGATGATCACCACCACGCAGCAAGATATGATGGTCAGTAGTGGCGATAGTCATCATCAAGTCAGTAGCGAGTCACTGAATATAATAGCCGATGGTCAGTTTAGTATGACAAATAGCACCGAGAATATCACCCTTTCTGCCCATACAGGAAGACTTGCAGCGACGGCTAAGCAAGATGTGAACATCGCCTCTTCCACCAAAGAGGTTGAAGTAGTGGCAACTAATAAAATTACGCTAACGGCTGGTGGCGCGAGTATTACTTTAGATGGCGCAAATATTACGATAGCGGCAAAGCAGTTTACGGAGAAGGCTGGTAAGCATAGCAAGGCTGGGGGTGGTTTGGATGGGTTGGGATTGGCGGGGTTGCCTAACAAACAAATATTAAGCACTCTTTATAGTATCGCATACAAGTTCACAGATGATGAAAACAATCCATTAGCATTTGTTGAATATGAAGCCACTAATCTCAATACTGGAGAGCAAAAATCAGGAAAGACCGATGAGAATGGTAGAACTGAACGTTTTTCTTCAAATAACCCTGAAGAAATTGAAGTTTATTTAAAGCTTGATGAAGACGATAACGTAGTTGAGTTGCATGAAATAACTGACGATAGCATTTAG
- a CDS encoding OmpA family protein: protein MKNLLLAVAMTFPISAVVFAAHNDAHVTNDAQNVPVVIKGVVATSSDKQQLLEKLKAQYPNKPVRDEIEVRSNISIPTNWQQIATAIIDSDISNIRQGRIDIHGTTISLHGKVSSVEQKQAIQNRIHSRLTDLYQLENQLVVTQGEQHLLDDTLGNRIVEFESGSANLTPMGLGILDDMAGVLQRVGDKPVTIIGHTDNVGNPSGNLTLSNQRAEAVKQYLIGRNIDAARLSTAGKGDADPIASNDNEEGRTRNRRIEFNLGE from the coding sequence ATGAAAAACCTGCTATTAGCCGTCGCTATGACCTTCCCTATCAGCGCCGTTGTCTTTGCAGCACATAACGATGCTCATGTGACCAATGACGCACAAAATGTGCCTGTCGTCATAAAAGGTGTGGTCGCTACCAGCTCAGACAAACAGCAGCTTCTTGAAAAGCTAAAAGCACAGTATCCTAATAAACCCGTCAGAGATGAAATTGAAGTGCGTTCGAACATCAGTATACCAACCAACTGGCAACAGATAGCAACGGCTATTATCGATAGCGACATCTCTAATATTCGCCAAGGCCGTATCGATATTCATGGTACGACCATTAGCTTACATGGCAAAGTCAGTAGCGTTGAACAAAAACAAGCCATTCAAAACCGTATTCACTCCCGTTTGACTGATCTTTATCAGCTAGAGAATCAACTGGTCGTCACCCAAGGTGAACAACATCTCTTAGACGACACTTTAGGCAACCGTATTGTCGAGTTTGAATCCGGTAGCGCTAACTTGACGCCTATGGGGCTTGGTATTTTAGACGACATGGCGGGTGTATTACAGCGAGTTGGCGATAAGCCAGTAACCATCATTGGACATACCGACAATGTCGGCAATCCTAGTGGCAATTTAACATTATCAAATCAGCGTGCCGAAGCGGTCAAGCAATACCTCATAGGTCGTAACATTGATGCGGCTCGTCTAAGTACCGCTGGTAAAGGCGACGCTGATCCTATCGCGAGTAATGACAACGAAGAGGGTCGCACTCGTAACCGCCGTATCGAATTTAACCTTGGTGAATAA
- the tagF gene encoding type VI secretion system-associated protein TagF, translating to MMPKSLPLVYFGKLPARGDFIRARAHISETNAIDEWVSQALTISEKIFSESVIDKAHIDNIAFLNFSHVDTRSNEIITGVLIPSHDSSYRNYPLIGFGVLHADKPKNWMNYLPVKSSTLWNDTYEVLSVAKSKTDNTDLMEYLNHSQLTINNSASTYYYDFINTTTLQDIAILMNIDKSQLIEQIIATGLLFLPTFTKGFHGLNKAICWSLTSDRENSIHMATFWHDLINGFYQPHQLYLNTYLYRVANCYRLLLSFTKPDGHILEQISESENSYPEDWVVIADSDWTQGYINEDIGLTRFNKILLQDNLYLYDTRQLFKKTFLAQ from the coding sequence ATGATGCCTAAATCCTTACCTTTAGTATATTTTGGCAAACTGCCTGCTCGCGGAGATTTTATACGGGCGCGTGCTCATATCTCCGAAACCAATGCCATTGATGAATGGGTCAGTCAAGCCCTAACCATTTCGGAAAAAATCTTTAGTGAAAGCGTGATAGATAAAGCGCACATCGATAACATTGCCTTTTTAAACTTTAGTCATGTAGATACCAGATCTAATGAAATTATCACCGGTGTTCTTATTCCCAGTCACGATAGTAGCTATAGAAACTATCCGCTGATAGGTTTTGGCGTACTGCATGCTGATAAACCAAAAAACTGGATGAACTATCTACCAGTCAAGTCGTCGACCCTTTGGAATGACACTTATGAAGTTTTGAGCGTGGCCAAGTCTAAAACTGACAATACTGATCTTATGGAATATCTCAATCATAGTCAGCTGACGATCAATAACAGTGCCAGTACTTACTATTATGACTTTATCAATACCACTACTTTGCAAGATATAGCGATCTTAATGAACATCGATAAGTCGCAACTGATAGAGCAAATTATCGCTACTGGCTTGTTATTTTTACCTACCTTTACTAAAGGCTTTCATGGGCTCAATAAAGCCATTTGCTGGTCACTCACGTCTGATAGAGAAAACTCGATACACATGGCAACTTTTTGGCATGATCTCATCAATGGTTTCTACCAGCCGCATCAGCTCTATCTGAATACCTATCTATACCGTGTTGCTAATTGCTATCGTTTACTGTTGAGCTTCACTAAGCCAGATGGACACATACTTGAGCAAATATCAGAGAGTGAAAATAGCTATCCTGAAGATTGGGTAGTCATCGCTGATAGCGACTGGACACAAGGCTATATTAATGAAGATATTGGGCTAACCCGTTTTAATAAAATATTGTTACAAGACAATCTATACCTGTATGATACTAGGCAATTGTTTAAAAAAACCTTTTTAGCACAATAG